The Raphanus sativus cultivar WK10039 chromosome 6, ASM80110v3, whole genome shotgun sequence sequence TCTATCTGACATTACAAAATTGTCAAAGAACAAAGAAGATTATAACTAGTAATTAAGTTAAGTCCCAATCCTTGAGTTCTTGAATTTCATCTAAACCTACATTTTGAGTGTTCACACGATATCTTTAGATTCACGAATCATATAAGTCGACAATAAGGATACGTAATCTTgattaaacttatttttttcaGAACAAGCCAATTGTTAAACGTGGTGATCATACATAATTATACAACAAGTTATACATTATAATCTAAAGCTCGATACATTGAATAAGAAAGGATAGAAGAAGTCATAACTAAAACTGGACAAagcatattatatatttttcgaaCATAGAGTTTACCATCTGTACTAAACCATGTTGTAAAAAGAATCACATCTGAACCAAGATGAATGCCAAAGACATCTTCTAGAATCTAAatccttaaaataaaatatctccACGAAAGTTCAATACAATTTACGTATGTTGAAGCAACATTTTTTTCTAATCTACCGTATGAATTAGAAGAAGATGTTCACTAttaccaaaataataatataattttatagtataATACCGTATGAATTAGAATATGAAACTTTAGTAATGAATGAGTGGTGAGGCTGTAAAGAAAGAACAGAGTGGTTGAGAAAACAACAATATAGTTTGGGCGAAGAGACGGCCAATCTCTGCCAGCTGTTCAAACACTTTGGACAacatgttttgtttctttcttattcACGAATAATACCCAATTTATATTCGCATTTACAAAAttacatttcaaaatatttatatgactTGCTAAGCGCTTcctttactaaaaaaaaattttaggtAATCATAAACTATTTTATAGAGCTGTCTCTATAAACCAACATTCCCACTGTTGGCTTATAAATACCTTTTCAAAACCAGAAGGCCACCACAAACTCAACACCGCACCACAAGCAAAACcacacaaaataatattttgactAAATTTCTTCCAAGTGCAAAAGAGGAGAGATGGAGTCAATGAAGATGAAGCTTATGGTGGTGTTGACGGTGGCTATTGTGGCTTTCTCAGCCGTAGGAAAGGTGGCGGCTCAGACAACAGAGTCTCCAGCTCCAAGTCCTACTTCCGATGCTGCTGCTATGTTCGTCCCAGCATTGTTTGCATCTGTTGCTGCTTTGGCATCTGGGTTTCTCTTCTAAACCAATCTCTACGTACCATATAGAGTTATTGTTTGCtacttcttttctcttttcttctgtttATTTTGTTATCGCATGAGCTTTTTAATTGTTATTGTTTCTAATATTTGGactactatatattatataatttaatttaaactttGGGTATTAATTAAATTGCATGAGACTGTTTGTGTTTATATGTTTCATAATTTATACTACTATATATGTTTGGGGTTCGTTAAGTCCGCACAAATGATAATAGTAACCGACCACACATCTTCGAGCAATGATGCGATGAGCTGTGAAATTTTGGAGGGTCTTGGTGTCGTTGAATTATTTGTGGTCAGTATCAGCATTGTTCTTGTCGACATATCACGTTATGGCCTTGGAGTGTACCCGATAGAATTCTAGTGGAATATAACTTTTCACAATATAGAATATAACGAACAGAAGAAAATTTGTGGGGATAATAAACTCCAACTGTGGTAAAATTAGGAGAGGCATCTCTTGCAACCTTAAGTAAGTAATGTCAAACTTGCATTTAAACTCAAAAGTGGGAGTAACTGTAAATCGTACCCTAAAAAGACATCTAGTCAGTTTTGATATTCATATAACTAGCTAAGAGTTGAAACGTAACCGAAATCTAGCTTCAAAGACATATCAGATTAGCTTAACATTAGCTAGAGATTCAGATCAACTTGAGCAATAGAATAAACCAAAAGGTATATATTCGGAGTATGGGATGATGGTATGCAGACACTAACATGTTAAGCCATGTGAGATGCACAAAAGCAATGATGGGACCatacttttagttttttctcTATCAGTTCCATGCTTGTGTACTTGGATGAATACCTGTAATTTTGTAAGTGGCCGCCACTTTGTAtggttttaatagtattttgcTTTTTTCCTCCTTTTCAGAATGTTCTCCATGttcataaatttatttgtatttataattcATCTTTACGGCCGGCTAATGAAAAAAAGAGTGGATGATGACACATAGTGTTGATGGAAGCCAATCCTCTTAAGCAAAAGCTAAAGATGaatacattcattcaaaaaaaggAATACAAACTTTTCTTTTGATTGGCTGAATATAAGTTACCACATAAAAAATTTGGAGTAGCTTGTGAATGTTGAATATAGAACAATTTGCTTACAAAATAGCTTCtccattcatttttaaaatatatcacaAACCAAAATCTTTTAAACATACTAATACTTCAACATATCACCCCCAAAAAAAACTGAGGCGTTGGCATCTCTAGGTACTAACATAACCCAAGAGTGCAACACAAGCTAccattttaaagttttcaatCAATCGCCACCATCTTCAGGTGAAATCATGTTTttaaacaaagaagaagaagatatacaCTTTAGGTGAATTCTTCTTGCAAAAATGGGAGCGAATGTACAGTCACAAAACTGTGTTGATGTAGAGTGCTTTGAGCAGAGAGGTAGCCAGTTGCTTCACCAGAACT is a genomic window containing:
- the LOC108809926 gene encoding arabinogalactan protein 12, whose translation is MESMKMKLMVVLTVAIVAFSAVGKVAAQTTESPAPSPTSDAAAMFVPALFASVAALASGFLF